A part of Microbacterium terregens genomic DNA contains:
- a CDS encoding PLP-dependent aminotransferase family protein: MTVDWGRGGPDLLVAVDRDAGPLRTQIQDQLRAAIRDQRLGAGERLPSTRRLAELLEVARGTVVDVYEQLLAEGYLESTVGSGTRVAAIGSSGGSARRAPVVVSAPSSPRPVDFEYGIPDLRSVPLSDWSWAVSKATQTLPTAALGDEDLAGSRNLREVVTAYHRRVRAGWATAEDAIIVSGFRQGLAFALATLARQGIPRIALEDPGPRDHALIARRAGLEAVPVPVDDHGLDVGRLRRSGARAVLLTPAHQCPTGVVLGPSRRRDLIAWADEVDGVILEDDYDAEFRYDRQPVGSLQGLNPARVIALGSVSKTLAPTIRLGWVFAPPRFAAGIVEEKRLSSRGAPGLDQEALALLMETGRFDRHLRRVREIYRTRRDLLAAEVEHAFGPGRLRGLAAGCHALLHLPDGSSERGVAAAAETMGVRVNPLSHYRFVTEDGRAAPLGFPPALVLGFGNVDEQQLRRGIRILARAAERHAGPARERE, translated from the coding sequence ATGACGGTCGACTGGGGCCGGGGTGGCCCCGACCTGCTCGTGGCGGTCGACCGTGACGCCGGACCACTGCGGACTCAGATCCAAGATCAGTTGCGGGCGGCGATACGCGACCAGCGGCTCGGCGCCGGCGAGCGTCTGCCATCGACTCGGCGCCTCGCCGAGCTGCTCGAAGTCGCACGCGGCACGGTCGTCGACGTCTACGAGCAGTTGCTCGCCGAGGGCTATCTCGAGTCCACGGTCGGCTCCGGGACGCGGGTGGCGGCGATCGGGTCATCCGGCGGGTCGGCCCGTCGCGCTCCCGTTGTCGTTTCGGCTCCGTCCTCGCCCCGGCCGGTCGACTTCGAATACGGCATCCCCGATCTGCGTTCGGTGCCGTTGAGTGACTGGAGTTGGGCGGTGTCCAAGGCGACACAGACCCTCCCGACGGCGGCCTTGGGTGACGAGGACCTCGCCGGCTCGCGGAACCTGCGGGAGGTCGTCACCGCTTACCACCGCCGGGTTCGGGCGGGCTGGGCCACCGCCGAGGACGCGATCATCGTCTCGGGTTTCCGGCAGGGACTCGCGTTCGCCCTCGCAACGCTGGCGCGTCAGGGGATACCGCGCATCGCGCTGGAGGATCCCGGTCCACGCGACCACGCGTTGATCGCCCGGCGTGCGGGCCTCGAAGCCGTCCCGGTTCCCGTCGACGATCACGGACTCGACGTGGGGCGTCTGCGCCGGTCCGGGGCGCGAGCGGTGCTGCTCACACCGGCACACCAGTGCCCCACCGGTGTCGTGCTCGGCCCCTCACGGCGACGCGACCTGATCGCCTGGGCGGACGAGGTGGACGGGGTGATCCTCGAGGACGACTACGACGCCGAGTTCCGATACGACCGGCAGCCGGTGGGCTCACTGCAGGGGCTGAACCCCGCCCGCGTGATCGCCCTGGGATCGGTCAGCAAGACACTCGCCCCCACGATCCGGCTCGGCTGGGTTTTCGCACCACCGCGCTTCGCAGCCGGCATCGTCGAAGAGAAGCGGCTCAGCAGTCGCGGCGCACCCGGCCTGGACCAGGAAGCGCTGGCGCTGCTCATGGAGACCGGCCGGTTCGATCGTCACTTGCGACGCGTGCGGGAGATCTATCGCACCCGTCGGGACTTACTGGCAGCCGAGGTCGAGCATGCCTTCGGACCCGGCCGGCTGCGCGGGCTGGCAGCCGGCTGTCACGCGCTGCTGCACCTGCCCGACGGATCGTCCGAGCGCGGCGTGGCGGCGGCTGCGGAGACCATGGGCGTGCGCGTCAATCCCCTCAGCCACTACCGGTTCGTGACCGAAGACGGCCGGGCCGCGCCCCTCGGGTTCCCACCCGCTCTCGTCCTCGGCTTCGGCAACGTGGACGAGCAGCAGCTCCGCCGCGGCATCCGTATCCTGGCACGGGCAGCCGAACGACACGCTGGACCGGCCCGCGAGCGCGAGTAA
- a CDS encoding AI-2E family transporter gives MTDGTPPPESLSASPSAGTDAAATVVPLEPIERHRPFWARLDSPFSVGFLLTLGGLAAVLLGIALTNIATVIIYIALAMFAALGLDPVIRWFGRHNVQRPWAIVIVFLVFGILAAGLLWLVVPTLIDQVGEFITGIPSTISDFEGSDTYAWLEGIFGPGLTTLVNELESFITNPSNIAAISGGLLKVGVGIATAVSGLLIVIVLTLYFVASLPGIKEAMMQFAPARNRPKVRDMTDQITDSIGGYLMGMVILAFFNSVVAFLLHLFLGLPYPLLMGVLAFSITIIPLVGPVLYWIFATVLALFTSPLAALIFGLAYLVYIQIEAYVITPKVMSKAISIPGSLVVIGALIGGTLLGLLGALIAVPVTASILLIIKQVFIPRQNAKI, from the coding sequence ATGACCGATGGCACGCCCCCGCCCGAATCGCTCTCGGCCAGTCCCTCCGCGGGCACGGATGCAGCTGCGACTGTCGTTCCCCTCGAACCCATCGAGAGACATCGCCCGTTCTGGGCGCGCCTGGACAGTCCGTTCTCGGTGGGGTTCCTGCTGACCCTGGGCGGGCTCGCCGCCGTGCTCCTGGGCATCGCGCTGACCAACATCGCGACGGTCATCATCTACATCGCCCTCGCGATGTTCGCCGCACTCGGCCTGGACCCCGTCATCCGGTGGTTCGGCCGACACAATGTTCAGCGGCCGTGGGCGATCGTCATCGTCTTCCTGGTCTTCGGGATCCTGGCCGCGGGCCTGCTCTGGCTCGTCGTGCCGACCCTCATCGACCAGGTCGGCGAGTTCATCACCGGCATCCCCTCGACGATCAGCGACTTCGAAGGCTCCGATACCTACGCGTGGCTCGAGGGCATCTTCGGCCCAGGCCTGACGACGCTGGTCAACGAGCTCGAGTCGTTCATCACGAACCCGTCGAACATCGCGGCCATCTCCGGCGGCCTGCTCAAGGTCGGCGTGGGAATCGCGACCGCCGTCTCGGGCCTGCTCATCGTCATCGTCCTCACGCTGTACTTCGTGGCGTCGCTGCCCGGCATCAAGGAAGCCATGATGCAGTTCGCGCCGGCGCGCAACCGCCCCAAGGTGCGCGATATGACCGACCAGATCACCGACTCGATCGGCGGCTATCTGATGGGCATGGTCATCCTGGCGTTCTTCAACTCCGTGGTGGCCTTCCTCCTGCACCTCTTCCTCGGACTTCCCTACCCGCTCCTGATGGGCGTGCTCGCGTTCTCGATCACGATCATCCCGCTCGTCGGACCCGTGCTGTACTGGATCTTCGCCACTGTCCTGGCCCTGTTCACGAGCCCTCTCGCGGCGCTGATCTTCGGACTCGCATACCTCGTGTACATCCAGATCGAGGCGTACGTGATCACGCCCAAGGTCATGAGCAAGGCCATTTCCATCCCGGGGTCTCTCGTGGTGATCGGCGCACTGATCGGCGGCACGCTGCTGGGACTGCTCGGGGCACTGATCGCCGTGCCGGTGACCGCGTCGATCCTGCTGATCATCAAACAGGTCTTCATTCCACGTCAGAACGCGAAGATTTGA
- a CDS encoding chorismate mutase: MTDHTSARTTEEAAAVETLQRLRGSIDNIDAALVYLLAERFRATKQVGRLKAEHGMPASDPAREEQQLARLRSLAVDADLDPEFAQKWFTFVVAEVIRHHVEAAEHL; this comes from the coding sequence ATGACCGACCACACGTCTGCGCGAACCACCGAGGAAGCCGCTGCCGTCGAGACGCTGCAGCGCCTGCGCGGCAGCATCGACAACATCGACGCCGCGCTCGTCTACCTCCTGGCCGAGCGCTTCCGGGCGACCAAGCAGGTCGGCCGGCTGAAGGCGGAGCACGGGATGCCGGCATCCGATCCGGCCCGGGAAGAGCAGCAGCTCGCGCGTCTGCGTTCCCTCGCCGTCGACGCAGACCTCGATCCCGAGTTCGCGCAGAAGTGGTTCACCTTCGTCGTGGCAGAGGTCATCCGCCACCACGTCGAAGCCGCGGAACACCTCTGA